Genomic DNA from Lactuca sativa cultivar Salinas chromosome 8, Lsat_Salinas_v11, whole genome shotgun sequence:
AGCTCCAACTGAGATCATAATTCATATAGTTTTAGAGAAAAACTACATAGTACATGTGTTGATTTTTTGTATTATATATTGAAAAGAAACTTATTGTAGGTGCAAGGAGACCTCCAAAAATAATAATTCCATAAATTAGAGAAAAACAAATGGCATAGTATTGTTTGAGACAACTCAATGTTAGCATAAATGTCCTTCTACACACGGATGCCTCCCACCCAACTAGACAGATAATTAAAGTGCTTTTCATATGAGTTCACTAAAAAATGGATGAGtttataaaaacagaaaaatgatGACAACAGGTCTTTCACCTAACTACATTACCTAAGGTTAATGGGAAGGAGTATCCGCGGATAATTGTTTTGGCAGACGGCTGGTCTGCTGAAATTAAGACAACTCTCGCAGGCTTTCTTTCTCGAGCTTTGCCTGGACTAATTTTGAACGAGCAGCTACATCAGTTTTAGCACAAACCACCTAATTTTGACAAAGTCAATATCTTTAAAATATACTCAAATTTCaagatattttattttaaaagttaagaTCATATTACCAATGTTTGAGCAGTTGGGCCATTGGTGAACCACATCTTATTCCCATTTAAAACATAACCACCATCAACACGTTCAACATTACATTTCGTTCCAACAACATCTGAACCAGCTGTtaatattaaaaaagaaaaaaatatatataattaattcatAAGTAGAGACTTAAAGATAATCTAAAACGGTAAAATTATAAAAAGTACCATTAGGTTCATTCATTGCAAGAGCTCCAACATGATCCCCACTAATTAActacaagaaagaaagaaaaagaaattgaaatGGATTCATGAAAGAACTTACATAAAACAAGATGAAATTCACCGaacaattagttttttttttaaattaaaacctTGGGTAAATATTTCTCCTTTTGTGTAGCTCTTCCGTTTCTCACCTGCGAGATTAACAAACTTGTTATGTTAGTTAAACATGTGTGAAGGGTTTTCATGATTTTACAAGTACAGAGTTTTTGGTGTTACCAATTGATCAATACAAAGATTAGAATGGGCACGAAAGGTTCTTCTAACTGATCCTGAAGCACAACTAATCTCCTCCAAAGCTATGCAGTGATATAAATAACCTAAACCTAATCCTCCATATTCAACTACAAAAACAAGATTAATTTTACaactattttatatttaaaaaatttagTTCATCATCTCAGACTTCCCACTCCCGTTTCTACCATTGAATCCATGTTGGTAAATATAATTAcaacctactttcatttattcttatcataCTTTCGGTTCTGTTTATTGCTTTCCATCTTTTTCCAGAAAGTCATTTGATTGTTTCTACTTTGAAAAAGTTACCCAATTATATCTCTAGTAGAGTGGTATTTGGATGCCATTTGCTACAATTGGATAACTTTTTTCTTGAAAAATAAAtctaaatacatttaaaactgagtgattataatgataataattatTCATTGGTAGGGTTGTTTACTAGATACCATGTCTTTTATTGATGCACTTCCACCTCTTAGAATAAAACAATGGTAGGTGTTTGTTCTTTTGTTTGTTGATGCTCTTTCTGTCTCCCGGATTCCTGCCATGACCCGACACTTGACAAATAGAAGAAGGTTCTTTCAAAAGGTGAACTGTTTTCATTAACTTCAAGGTAATGACACTCATGATTACTCAAAATACTATGTGCACTCAAAAGCTTTACACCCTTAACAACTTGCATTTTAGAGCAACATACAAGTAGTGAAAATATAGGCAATGTCAGTAatgtttaagaagtttaagaaAAAACTTTTATAAGTGGTAGAATCtcaagataattcaaataaaaaaactgaaaataatGAAGATGTTAATGAAAAAAAGACCCAGAAAGAAATGTACTTGAAAATAATGAAAACTGATTTACCTAATTAAAACATTTTCCAAGTAGTGAAAATGCATTAGCTTTGCCTTTTGAAGATGCATCTTTTCTGTTACTTGAGTTCTATTCATTCAGGCTCTTGAGTCTAATTTCTGTTTGATTAGAAACATACGATTCTTCATTTAAATTGGGTTTATTGCTGAGAGTACATTTATGACCTGAGATGTTAGCCTAATCCTTCATTATATCGGGATCACAGGAGATGATAGCTACCAAAGTTGTGTTTAAGAGATTTCAATCTTGATTTTAAGCGACTTGCATGATTTGATGGACAGCCCTTGAAATCAAACAACAACCTGCTGTTAAACAGTAAAGCAGCCAAAATGAAACTTCAGAAATATGGTTCAAGCATTTCATCAAGCAGTTGGTGTGCAGCTGAAACTTTCTTTTCAATCTAACGTCTAGTGGGTGGGTAAACATAGAATCTGAAAGGGATACATAA
This window encodes:
- the LOC111921145 gene encoding isovaleryl-CoA dehydrogenase, mitochondrial, with amino-acid sequence MDSMVETGVGIEYGGLGLGYLYHCIALEEISCASGSVRRTFRAHSNLCIDQLVRNGRATQKEKYLPKLISGDHVGALAMNEPNAGSDVVGTKCNVERVDGGYVLNGNKMWFTNGPTAQTLVVCAKTDVAARSKLVQLELKLGIRGTSYAVFIYSIHLPMSIKDVLLVVGDCMLVGLQPILVYVSKVDGKFNFSPISVKFLTEVAKVIFALVMLLIQARNQKIGEKPLLSVSSFV